One Cellulosimicrobium protaetiae genomic region harbors:
- a CDS encoding TM0106 family RecB-like putative nuclease gives MFLVDEPVLRVPAADPGPVAAGAAPVAEPVLVHSASDLVVAADCEYRLLCRLDEQLGRASRRDTGEDPMLVRAAALGERHERDVLARYEAEHGPFDPATGRGVLRVEPPRRASWDELVAAADRTLAALETGADVVHQASFFDGAFHGRADFLVRTGTDDAGAARYAVVDTKLARRAKVPALLQLAAYGDQLLAAGVPVDPDVSLVLGTRERTSHRLADLLPVFRDRRDRLVRITTEHVARDGRAPWDDPDVRACGRCDDCRAQIEARRDVLLVGGVYESQRARLRAAGIRTIDELAAATDETPVPDGMSRSAFAKVRRQAALQLGTGPSDGTVVWADASGPHELSWRIDDPDPVLALPPPSPGDVFFDFEGDPLWTDAAGTSWGLDYLFGWVERPTGPDDRPPFHALWAHDLAAERDALVAFVDHVNARRRTYPDLHVYHYADYERAHLLAIAARHGVYEEEVDDLLRDGVLVDLYAVVRQALHVSDKSRSIKKLEPLYMGDELRTGDVTTAAASVVAYAEYTALREARRDDEADELLRGIADYNRYDCVSTLRLADWLRHAVASRDDAVAGLGAGSGDVRAVYHPRRSSLAALPPDPTTTARTSPDPAASVASPCGATSTGRAFQGTAASVATPSGEILADRAAAAVAGEVGPRERPSAVVLEEEIRQAVGEDRARRGADERALALYGAAAGYFRREAKPFWHEHYSRLSLPTDEWLGRRNAFLVEQAEVVSGWEVEPGRRTWSRRLELVGRLPEGSDLRVGVAPYALYDPPLPPCAKTAVDGVRGWLTGASIIDAARRATPAGERDVLVVREQLPTGAEPFDATPVALTPSPGPSASSLEAAAEAAARNAFGSWRATGTLPRDAATDVLLRRPPRLVPVPPADPDVPDVPDVPGVPGVPGGAGTAAEPGLPPVVDGDVVAAVTSAVERLDDSYLAVQGPPGTGKTYVGSRVVARLVEQGWRVGVVAQSHAVVENMLRAIVLGAGVPRDAVAKKLAADGPSPRAVYDELDGNRLAAFATRPGGRVVGGTAWDFAADRLPAGTLDLLVVDEAGQFSLASTVAVSRAARRLLLLGDPQQLPQVSQGRHPEPVDRSVLGWLADGHGVLPAGRGYFLPTTWRMHPRLARAVSTLAYEDRLHAHPCTAERELDGVAPGVEQVLVEHAGNSVRSPEEAAEVVRQVERVLGRTWTTTVDGVVEDRPLGQGDVLVVAAYNAQVWAVRGALEAAGYPDVQVGTVDRFQGKEAPVVVVTLAASSGREASRGLGFLLSRHRVNVAVSRAQWSAVVVRAPGLTDLLPHSPRGVEELGAFLGLTGSTPGG, from the coding sequence GTGTTCCTCGTCGACGAGCCGGTGCTGCGGGTCCCGGCGGCTGATCCGGGACCGGTCGCCGCGGGCGCCGCTCCGGTGGCCGAACCCGTCCTCGTGCACTCGGCGAGCGACCTCGTCGTCGCGGCCGACTGCGAGTACCGGCTCCTGTGCCGGCTCGACGAGCAGCTCGGCCGGGCCTCGCGCCGGGACACCGGGGAGGACCCGATGCTCGTGCGCGCCGCCGCGCTCGGCGAGCGGCACGAGCGCGACGTCCTCGCACGCTACGAGGCCGAGCACGGCCCGTTCGACCCCGCGACGGGTCGGGGCGTCCTTCGCGTCGAGCCCCCGCGCCGGGCGTCCTGGGACGAGCTCGTCGCCGCCGCGGACCGGACGCTGGCCGCCCTCGAGACGGGGGCCGACGTCGTGCACCAGGCGAGCTTCTTCGACGGGGCCTTCCACGGGCGCGCCGACTTCCTCGTGCGCACCGGGACGGACGACGCGGGGGCGGCGCGGTACGCCGTCGTCGACACCAAGCTCGCGCGCCGGGCCAAGGTGCCCGCCCTGCTCCAGCTCGCCGCCTACGGCGACCAGCTCCTCGCGGCGGGCGTCCCGGTCGACCCGGACGTCTCGCTCGTCCTCGGCACGCGCGAGCGCACGTCGCACCGCCTCGCGGACCTCCTGCCCGTCTTCCGGGACCGCCGCGACAGGCTGGTCCGGATCACGACGGAGCACGTCGCGCGCGACGGCCGCGCCCCCTGGGACGACCCCGACGTGCGTGCGTGCGGGCGCTGCGACGACTGCCGCGCGCAGATCGAGGCCCGCCGCGACGTGCTCCTCGTGGGCGGGGTGTACGAGTCGCAGCGCGCGCGGCTGCGCGCGGCGGGGATCCGCACGATCGACGAGCTCGCCGCCGCCACCGACGAGACGCCCGTGCCCGACGGCATGAGCCGCTCCGCGTTCGCGAAGGTCCGGCGCCAGGCCGCGCTCCAGCTCGGCACCGGGCCGTCCGACGGCACGGTCGTGTGGGCCGACGCGTCGGGGCCGCACGAGCTCTCGTGGCGCATCGACGACCCCGACCCCGTGCTCGCTCTGCCCCCGCCGAGCCCTGGCGACGTGTTCTTCGACTTCGAGGGCGACCCGCTGTGGACGGACGCCGCCGGCACGAGCTGGGGCCTCGACTACCTGTTCGGCTGGGTCGAGCGCCCCACCGGGCCCGACGACCGGCCGCCCTTCCACGCGCTGTGGGCCCACGACCTCGCGGCGGAGCGCGACGCGCTCGTCGCGTTCGTCGACCACGTCAACGCGCGCCGCCGCACGTACCCGGACCTGCACGTCTACCACTACGCCGACTACGAGCGCGCGCACCTGCTCGCGATCGCCGCGCGGCACGGGGTGTACGAGGAGGAGGTCGACGACCTCCTGCGCGACGGCGTCCTCGTGGACCTGTACGCCGTCGTGCGGCAAGCCCTGCACGTCTCCGACAAGTCCCGCTCGATCAAGAAGCTCGAGCCGCTCTACATGGGCGACGAGCTGCGCACTGGCGACGTGACCACCGCCGCGGCGTCCGTCGTCGCGTACGCCGAGTACACCGCGCTGCGCGAGGCGCGCCGGGACGACGAGGCGGACGAGCTGCTCCGCGGGATCGCGGACTACAACCGCTACGACTGCGTGTCGACGCTGCGGCTGGCGGACTGGTTGCGGCATGCGGTCGCCTCTCGTGACGACGCGGTGGCTGGCCTGGGTGCGGGGTCGGGGGACGTGCGCGCCGTCTACCATCCGCGCCGCTCGTCCCTCGCGGCGCTCCCGCCAGACCCGACCACGACGGCGCGCACGTCCCCCGACCCCGCTGCGTCCGTCGCCTCTCCCTGCGGTGCGACCTCGACGGGGCGCGCGTTCCAGGGCACTGCTGCTTCCGTCGCCACTCCCTCGGGCGAGATCCTTGCCGACCGGGCTGCTGCGGCCGTCGCGGGGGAGGTCGGGCCGCGGGAGCGGCCGTCGGCGGTGGTGCTGGAGGAGGAGATCCGGCAGGCGGTGGGGGAGGACCGGGCACGGCGCGGTGCGGACGAGCGGGCGCTCGCGCTGTACGGCGCGGCGGCCGGGTACTTCCGGCGCGAGGCCAAGCCCTTCTGGCACGAGCACTACTCGCGGCTCTCGCTCCCGACGGACGAGTGGCTGGGCCGGCGCAACGCGTTCCTCGTCGAGCAGGCCGAGGTCGTGTCGGGCTGGGAGGTGGAGCCGGGGCGGCGCACCTGGTCGCGCCGCCTCGAGCTCGTGGGCCGGCTCCCCGAGGGGAGCGACCTGCGCGTCGGCGTCGCGCCGTACGCGCTCTACGACCCGCCTCTGCCGCCCTGCGCGAAGACCGCCGTCGACGGTGTGCGGGGCTGGCTCACGGGGGCGTCGATCATCGACGCGGCGCGCCGCGCCACGCCCGCCGGCGAGCGGGACGTGCTGGTCGTGCGCGAGCAGCTCCCGACCGGGGCGGAGCCGTTCGACGCGACCCCCGTCGCGCTCACGCCGTCGCCCGGCCCGAGCGCGAGCTCCCTGGAGGCGGCGGCGGAGGCCGCAGCCCGGAACGCGTTCGGGTCGTGGCGGGCGACGGGCACGCTGCCGCGCGACGCCGCGACCGACGTCCTCCTGCGGCGACCCCCGCGGCTCGTGCCGGTGCCCCCTGCGGACCCTGACGTCCCTGACGTCCCTGACGTCCCGGGCGTCCCGGGCGTCCCGGGAGGCGCCGGCACGGCGGCCGAGCCCGGGCTGCCGCCCGTCGTGGACGGCGACGTCGTCGCGGCCGTCACGTCCGCCGTCGAGCGGCTCGACGACTCGTACCTCGCGGTCCAGGGGCCGCCCGGGACGGGCAAGACGTACGTCGGGTCGCGGGTCGTCGCCCGGCTCGTCGAGCAGGGGTGGCGGGTCGGCGTCGTCGCCCAGTCGCACGCAGTCGTGGAGAACATGCTGCGCGCGATCGTGCTCGGGGCGGGCGTCCCGCGCGACGCCGTCGCGAAGAAGCTGGCGGCGGACGGCCCGTCACCGCGCGCCGTGTACGACGAGCTCGACGGCAACCGGCTCGCGGCGTTCGCGACCCGCCCGGGCGGCCGGGTCGTCGGCGGGACCGCGTGGGACTTCGCGGCCGACCGGCTCCCGGCGGGCACGCTGGACCTGCTCGTCGTGGACGAGGCCGGGCAGTTCTCCCTCGCGAGCACGGTCGCGGTGTCGCGGGCCGCGCGCCGGCTCCTCCTGCTCGGCGACCCGCAGCAGCTCCCGCAGGTGAGCCAGGGCCGGCACCCGGAGCCCGTCGACCGGTCCGTGCTCGGCTGGCTCGCGGACGGCCACGGCGTGCTCCCGGCCGGGCGCGGCTACTTCCTGCCCACGACGTGGCGCATGCACCCGCGCCTCGCCCGGGCCGTCTCGACGCTCGCGTACGAGGACCGCCTCCACGCGCACCCGTGCACGGCGGAGCGCGAGCTCGACGGCGTCGCGCCTGGGGTCGAGCAGGTGCTCGTGGAGCACGCCGGGAACTCGGTGCGCTCTCCCGAGGAGGCGGCCGAGGTCGTCCGGCAGGTCGAGCGCGTCCTCGGGCGCACGTGGACGACGACGGTCGACGGGGTCGTGGAGGATCGTCCGCTGGGCCAGGGCGACGTCCTCGTCGTCGCGGCGTACAACGCGCAGGTGTGGGCCGTGCGCGGCGCGCTCGAGGCGGCGGGGTACCCGGACGTGCAGGTCGGCACCGTCGACCGGTTCCAGGGCAAGGAGGCACCCGTCGTCGTCGTGACGCTCGCGGCGTCCTCGGGCCGTGAGGCGTCGCGCGGGCTCGGGTTCCTGCTCTCCCGGCACCGCGTCAACGTCGCGGTGTCGCGCGCGCAGTGGAGCGCGGTCGTCGTGCGCGCGCCGGGTCTCACCGACCTGCTCCCGCACTCCCCGCGCGGTGTCGAGGAGCTGGGCGCGTTCCTCGGGCTGACGGGCTCCACGCCCGGCGGCTGA
- a CDS encoding cold-shock protein translates to MATGTVKWFNSEKGYGFIAPEDGSADVFAHYSAIQSQGFRTLEENQRVEFDVTQGPKGPQAENIRAI, encoded by the coding sequence ATGGCTACCGGAACCGTGAAGTGGTTCAACAGCGAGAAGGGCTACGGCTTCATCGCCCCCGAGGACGGCTCGGCCGACGTGTTCGCGCACTACTCCGCGATCCAGTCGCAGGGCTTCCGCACGCTGGAGGAGAACCAGCGCGTCGAGTTCGACGTGACGCAGGGCCCGAAGGGCCCGCAGGCGGAGAACATCCGCGCGATCTGA
- a CDS encoding nitroreductase family deazaflavin-dependent oxidoreductase produces MTFASRLLHTRWFVRAPVALFRSGLGFLLGGRLLLLGHRGRTTGETRYAVLEVSGRPDPRTWVVVAGLGPRSQWYRNVVADPRVLLWVGARRGVRGHARTLAPEDGARFLREYAAEHARSWEVLEPVVLEWAEPLATERGEDDWRRVVPVVELTVPAA; encoded by the coding sequence ATGACCTTCGCGTCCCGCCTCCTGCACACGCGCTGGTTCGTCCGGGCGCCCGTCGCCCTCTTCCGCTCCGGGCTCGGCTTCCTGCTCGGCGGACGGCTCCTGCTGCTCGGCCACCGCGGCCGGACGACCGGCGAGACCCGGTACGCCGTGCTGGAGGTCTCCGGGCGACCGGACCCCCGCACGTGGGTCGTCGTCGCCGGGCTCGGCCCCCGATCTCAGTGGTACCGCAACGTCGTCGCCGACCCGCGCGTCCTCCTCTGGGTGGGCGCCCGTCGCGGCGTGCGCGGCCACGCCCGCACCCTGGCGCCCGAGGACGGAGCGCGGTTCCTCCGCGAGTACGCGGCCGAGCACGCCCGCTCCTGGGAAGTGCTGGAGCCGGTCGTCCTCGAGTGGGCGGAACCGCTCGCGACGGAGCGCGGCGAGGACGACTGGCGTCGTGTCGTGCCGGTCGTCGAGCTCACGGTGCCCGCGGCCTGA
- a CDS encoding branched-chain amino acid ABC transporter substrate-binding protein, whose amino-acid sequence MHRTARRASGGAALLLAATLVLTACGPQSQGGGDDETTGTSTETDDGGSAELAIVPSVQVDIDGAEVEATEAGNPVDPAGDGSAECAEGTSIAMAGALTGPNAALGLNIQYGAQVAVDAFNAANPGCQVTLKPFDTEGDPQKATQVAPQIVGDATVLGLLGPAFSGETAATGDVFNQAGLLSLTASATNPDLTGNGWTNFFRGLANDAVQGPSVAKYLVNTKEFGSVCVVSDNSDYGIGLAQQITEGLGDAANADCAAEVKTGDKDFSAAVQIISGADADAVFYAGYYAEAAPFVQQLRDGGVEIPFVSADGTNDPQFVSQAGASSDGAILSCPCGPAPDDFAATYEESAGQAPGVYSVEGYDLATIMLTGIASGVTDRAGLIDYVANYSGEGLARTYEWDDTGELAAALIWIYEVQ is encoded by the coding sequence ATGCATCGCACAGCACGACGGGCGAGCGGGGGCGCTGCCCTGCTCCTCGCGGCCACTCTCGTCCTCACCGCCTGCGGTCCCCAGTCCCAGGGCGGCGGAGACGACGAGACGACCGGGACGTCGACCGAGACCGACGACGGCGGCTCGGCCGAGCTCGCCATCGTCCCGTCGGTCCAGGTCGACATCGACGGCGCCGAGGTCGAGGCGACCGAGGCCGGCAACCCGGTCGACCCGGCCGGCGACGGCAGCGCCGAGTGCGCCGAGGGCACCTCGATCGCGATGGCGGGCGCCCTCACGGGCCCGAACGCCGCGCTCGGCCTCAACATCCAGTACGGGGCGCAGGTCGCGGTCGACGCGTTCAACGCCGCGAACCCCGGCTGCCAGGTCACGCTCAAGCCGTTCGACACCGAGGGCGACCCGCAGAAGGCCACCCAGGTGGCCCCGCAGATCGTCGGCGACGCCACGGTCCTCGGCCTGCTCGGCCCGGCGTTCTCGGGCGAGACGGCGGCGACCGGCGACGTCTTCAACCAGGCGGGCCTGCTGTCGCTCACGGCGTCGGCCACGAACCCGGACCTCACCGGCAACGGGTGGACGAACTTCTTCCGCGGTCTCGCCAACGACGCCGTCCAGGGGCCGTCGGTCGCCAAGTACCTCGTCAACACGAAGGAGTTCGGCAGCGTCTGCGTCGTCTCCGACAACTCGGACTACGGCATCGGCCTCGCCCAGCAGATCACCGAGGGCCTGGGCGACGCCGCGAACGCCGACTGCGCCGCCGAGGTCAAGACGGGCGACAAGGACTTCTCCGCCGCCGTCCAGATCATCTCGGGCGCCGACGCGGACGCGGTCTTCTACGCCGGCTACTACGCCGAGGCCGCTCCGTTCGTGCAGCAGCTGCGCGACGGCGGCGTCGAGATCCCGTTCGTCTCGGCGGACGGCACGAACGACCCGCAGTTCGTCTCGCAGGCCGGCGCGTCGTCCGACGGCGCGATCCTGTCCTGCCCGTGCGGGCCCGCGCCCGACGACTTCGCGGCCACCTACGAGGAGTCGGCCGGCCAGGCGCCGGGCGTGTACTCGGTCGAGGGCTACGACCTCGCGACGATCATGCTCACGGGCATCGCCTCCGGGGTCACCGACCGTGCGGGCCTGATCGACTACGTGGCGAACTACTCCGGTGAGGGCCTGGCCCGCACCTACGAGTGGGACGACACGGGCGAGCTCGCCGCGGCACTCATCTGGATCTACGAGGTCCAGTAG
- a CDS encoding branched-chain amino acid ABC transporter permease, translating into MPALADALIHTATAGPLVHQSLIDFNIAGLARNFWGLTIEGLTYGAIYALVAVGYTLVYGVLRLINFAHSEVFMLGMFGQYATLMLLGFYPSGNAYDKGIALTVLYLGIAMLGGMLVAGGAAVGLERVAYRPLRRRGAPALVFLITAIGMSFILQEFVHFVLPKLTGGTLGGVNAQQPIRLVQPEVQFTIGGAPVTNITLVIILSALILALATDMFINRTKFGRGIRAVAQDPVTATLMGVSRERVIMLTFLIGGILAGAAALLYTLRVPNGIIYSGGFILGIKAFCAAVLGGIGNLRGALLGGLLLGVMENYGQVVFGTEWRDVVAFALLIIVLMFRPTGILGESLGRARA; encoded by the coding sequence ATGCCCGCTCTTGCCGACGCGCTCATCCACACCGCGACCGCCGGTCCCCTCGTCCACCAGTCCCTCATCGACTTCAACATCGCCGGCCTCGCCCGGAACTTCTGGGGCCTCACCATCGAAGGCCTCACCTACGGCGCGATCTACGCGCTCGTGGCCGTCGGCTACACGCTCGTCTACGGCGTGCTGCGGCTCATCAACTTCGCCCACTCCGAGGTCTTCATGCTCGGTATGTTCGGGCAGTACGCGACCCTCATGCTCCTGGGCTTCTACCCGAGCGGGAACGCGTACGACAAGGGGATCGCCCTGACGGTCCTGTACCTCGGCATCGCGATGCTCGGCGGCATGCTCGTCGCGGGCGGCGCCGCCGTCGGGCTGGAACGCGTGGCCTACAGACCGCTGCGACGGCGCGGCGCGCCCGCTCTCGTGTTCCTCATCACCGCGATCGGGATGTCGTTCATCCTCCAGGAGTTCGTGCACTTCGTGCTGCCGAAGCTCACGGGCGGCACCCTCGGCGGCGTGAACGCGCAGCAGCCGATCCGGCTCGTGCAGCCCGAGGTGCAGTTCACGATCGGCGGCGCACCCGTCACGAACATCACGCTCGTCATCATCCTGTCGGCGCTGATCCTCGCGCTCGCGACGGACATGTTCATCAACCGGACCAAGTTCGGCCGCGGCATCCGCGCGGTCGCGCAGGACCCGGTGACCGCGACCCTCATGGGCGTCTCGCGCGAACGCGTCATCATGCTGACGTTCCTCATCGGCGGCATCCTCGCCGGTGCGGCGGCGCTGCTGTACACGCTGCGCGTGCCGAACGGGATCATCTACTCGGGCGGGTTCATCCTCGGCATCAAGGCGTTCTGCGCCGCGGTGCTGGGCGGGATCGGCAACCTGCGCGGCGCGCTGCTCGGCGGTCTGCTGCTCGGTGTCATGGAGAACTACGGCCAGGTCGTGTTCGGGACGGAGTGGCGCGACGTCGTCGCGTTCGCGCTCCTGATCATCGTCCTGATGTTCCGCCCGACGGGCATCCTCGGCGAGTCTCTGGGGAGGGCGCGCGCATGA
- a CDS encoding branched-chain amino acid ABC transporter permease codes for MSTSTPAPQPAPEGRPTSMPPVGRVATKDRPHGGVGDRFRLWWDAQARPTQWLIGVPFLIFIALVPILNIPVLTTVGTNFGGVMAQFGMIALIAIGLNVVVGQAGLLDLGYVGFYAIGAYTVAILTSPDSPWNQTDEWLSSDWAWLAALPVAVAITSLSGLILGSPTLRLRGDYLAIVTLGFGEIVRLLADNLDELTGGGQGLRGVAYPRVGVTEELPNGVFSAGNAAGTLNSGVWWYWLSLVFIVISLLLVGNLERSRVGRAWVAIREDEDAAEIMGVPTFRFKLWAFVIGASIGGVAGALYAGQVQFVIPTNFNVINSVLFLCAVVLGGQGNKLGVILGAFIIVYLPNFFLGRTELFGIPINGNEIASYRYLFFGIALVVLMIFRPQGLIPVRQKLLAYGRELYVAARRAAQAATRSSDGGARPGPPAVATASGGTGTAATGTGTGESTTDGEETR; via the coding sequence ATGAGCACCTCGACCCCCGCACCTCAGCCGGCGCCCGAGGGGCGCCCCACGTCCATGCCCCCCGTGGGCCGCGTCGCGACGAAGGACCGCCCGCACGGCGGCGTCGGCGACCGGTTCCGCCTGTGGTGGGACGCCCAGGCGCGCCCCACCCAGTGGCTGATCGGCGTGCCGTTCCTGATCTTCATCGCGCTCGTGCCGATCCTCAACATCCCGGTGCTCACCACGGTGGGGACCAACTTCGGCGGGGTGATGGCGCAGTTCGGCATGATCGCGCTCATCGCCATCGGCCTCAACGTCGTCGTGGGCCAGGCCGGCCTGCTCGACCTCGGGTACGTCGGCTTCTACGCCATCGGCGCGTACACGGTCGCGATCCTCACGAGCCCCGACAGCCCGTGGAACCAGACGGACGAGTGGTTGTCGAGCGACTGGGCGTGGCTCGCCGCGCTGCCGGTCGCGGTCGCGATCACGTCGCTCTCGGGCCTGATCCTCGGGTCGCCGACGCTGCGCCTGCGCGGCGACTACCTGGCCATCGTCACGCTCGGCTTCGGCGAGATCGTCCGCCTGCTCGCGGACAACCTCGACGAGCTCACGGGCGGCGGCCAGGGCCTGCGCGGCGTGGCCTACCCGCGCGTCGGCGTCACGGAGGAGCTGCCCAACGGCGTCTTCTCCGCCGGAAACGCGGCGGGCACGCTCAACTCGGGTGTCTGGTGGTACTGGCTCAGCCTCGTGTTCATCGTCATCTCGCTGCTCCTCGTGGGGAACCTCGAGCGCTCGCGCGTCGGGCGTGCCTGGGTCGCGATCCGCGAGGACGAGGACGCGGCGGAGATCATGGGCGTCCCGACGTTCCGCTTCAAGCTGTGGGCGTTCGTCATCGGCGCGTCGATCGGCGGCGTCGCGGGCGCGCTCTACGCGGGCCAGGTCCAGTTCGTCATCCCGACGAACTTCAACGTCATCAACTCCGTGCTCTTCCTCTGCGCGGTCGTGCTCGGCGGCCAGGGGAACAAGCTCGGGGTGATCCTCGGAGCGTTCATCATCGTGTACCTGCCGAACTTCTTCCTCGGCCGCACCGAGCTGTTCGGCATCCCGATCAACGGCAACGAGATCGCGAGCTACCGGTACCTGTTCTTCGGGATCGCGCTGGTCGTGCTCATGATCTTCCGTCCGCAGGGCCTGATCCCCGTCCGGCAGAAGCTGCTCGCCTACGGGCGCGAGCTCTACGTGGCGGCGCGCCGGGCGGCGCAGGCCGCCACGCGGTCCTCCGACGGCGGTGCGCGGCCGGGCCCCCCGGCCGTCGCGACGGCGTCGGGCGGCACCGGCACGGCGGCGACCGGGACCGGCACGGGAGAGAGCACGACGGACGGGGAGGAGACCCGATGA
- a CDS encoding ABC transporter ATP-binding protein, with protein sequence MSTHDPGGIGAGGEHGDEHLASSGRADSSRADLYMPGAGLEEPVIVDVAEVRPELANPELVDAMVAPDRTVHAKVGEPLLQMENVTVQFGGLVALDDVSFDIRRGEILGLIGPNGAGKTTAFNAMTGVYRPTQGQVVFDGTPVGKLKRYRITQRGIARTFQNIRLFNEMTALENVVVGSDARHRTSVPGALFRTPRHRREERDAIDRAMALLEFVGVGGRATEKARNLSYGDQRRLEIARALATEPKLLCLDEPAAGFNPAEKEALMDLIRHIRDDGYTVLLIEHDMRLVRGVTDRIVVLEFGRVIADGTPDEVTNDPKVIAAYLGVPDSELTADEGGTGPDRAAGPTTEGGSGDASA encoded by the coding sequence ATGAGCACCCACGACCCCGGCGGCATCGGGGCGGGCGGCGAGCACGGCGACGAGCACCTCGCGTCGTCGGGCCGCGCCGACTCGTCGCGCGCCGACCTCTACATGCCCGGCGCCGGGCTGGAGGAGCCGGTGATCGTCGACGTCGCGGAGGTGCGGCCCGAGCTCGCGAACCCCGAGCTCGTCGACGCGATGGTCGCCCCGGACCGCACGGTCCACGCGAAGGTCGGCGAGCCGCTGCTCCAGATGGAGAACGTCACCGTGCAGTTCGGCGGTCTCGTCGCGCTCGACGACGTGTCTTTCGACATCCGTCGCGGCGAGATCCTCGGCCTCATCGGGCCGAACGGCGCGGGCAAGACGACGGCGTTCAACGCGATGACCGGCGTCTACCGGCCCACGCAGGGGCAGGTCGTGTTCGACGGCACCCCCGTGGGCAAGCTCAAGCGGTACCGGATCACGCAGCGGGGCATCGCGCGCACGTTCCAGAACATCCGCCTGTTCAACGAGATGACGGCGCTGGAGAACGTCGTCGTCGGGTCGGACGCGCGGCACCGCACCTCGGTGCCGGGCGCGCTGTTCCGCACGCCGCGCCACCGGCGCGAGGAGCGGGACGCGATCGACCGCGCGATGGCGCTCCTGGAGTTCGTGGGCGTCGGTGGCCGGGCGACCGAGAAGGCGCGCAACCTCTCCTACGGCGACCAGCGCCGTCTGGAGATCGCGCGCGCCCTCGCGACCGAGCCCAAGCTGCTGTGCCTCGACGAGCCGGCGGCCGGCTTCAACCCGGCGGAGAAGGAGGCCCTCATGGACCTCATCCGCCACATCCGCGACGACGGCTACACCGTCCTGCTCATCGAGCACGACATGCGCCTCGTCCGCGGGGTCACCGACCGCATCGTCGTGCTCGAGTTCGGGCGCGTCATCGCGGACGGCACGCCCGACGAGGTCACGAACGACCCCAAGGTCATCGCGGCCTACCTGGGCGTCCCGGACTCCGAGCTGACGGCAGACGAGGGGGGCACGGGACCGGACCGTGCCGCCGGGCCGACGACCGAAGGAGGCAGCGGCGATGCCTCTGCTTGA
- a CDS encoding ABC transporter ATP-binding protein: MPLLELQDMTVAYGRIEAVRGISITVEEGELVTLIGANGAGKTTTMRAISGIRPVSRGKVLFDGKDITKMKAHLRVLEGIVQAPEGRGIFPGMTVIENLEMGAYARTFASKAEHDETLDRVFDLFPRLAERKDQVGGTMSGGEQQMLAIGRALMARPRLLLLDEPSMGLAPMVIQQIFRIVSEINAQGTTVLLVEQNAQQALSRSDRAYVLETGEVVRTGGGKELLADSSIKEAYLGVA; the protein is encoded by the coding sequence ATGCCTCTGCTTGAGCTGCAGGACATGACGGTCGCCTACGGCCGGATCGAGGCGGTGCGGGGTATCTCGATCACCGTCGAGGAGGGTGAGCTCGTCACCCTCATCGGGGCGAACGGCGCCGGGAAGACGACGACGATGCGCGCGATCTCGGGCATCCGCCCGGTGTCGCGCGGCAAGGTCCTCTTCGACGGCAAGGACATCACGAAGATGAAGGCGCACCTGCGCGTGCTCGAGGGCATCGTGCAGGCGCCCGAGGGCCGCGGGATCTTCCCCGGGATGACCGTCATCGAGAACCTCGAGATGGGTGCCTACGCGCGGACGTTCGCGTCGAAGGCCGAGCACGACGAGACCCTCGACCGGGTGTTCGACCTCTTCCCGCGCCTCGCCGAGCGCAAGGACCAGGTGGGCGGCACGATGTCCGGCGGCGAGCAGCAGATGCTCGCGATCGGGCGCGCGCTCATGGCCCGCCCGCGGCTCCTGCTGCTCGACGAGCCGTCGATGGGCCTCGCGCCCATGGTCATCCAGCAGATCTTCCGCATCGTGTCGGAGATCAACGCGCAGGGGACGACCGTCCTGCTCGTCGAGCAGAACGCGCAGCAGGCGCTGTCGCGCTCCGACCGCGCGTACGTGCTGGAGACGGGTGAGGTCGTGCGCACGGGCGGGGGCAAGGAGCTCCTCGCGGACTCCAGCATCAAGGAGGCCTACCTGGGGGTCGCCTGA